The Synechocystis sp. PCC 7509 genome includes a window with the following:
- the glcD gene encoding glycolate oxidase subunit GlcD, protein MLVEASKQRNWKPIIKQFEAIVGTKGVVQRREELITYECDGLASYRQRPEVVVLPRTTEQVAEIVKVCDRNSIAFIARGAGTGLSGGALPTENCVLIVTALMRQIIDIDLENQRVTVQPGVINNWVTQAVSGAGFYYAPDPSSQIICSIGGNVAENSGGVHCLKYGVTTNHVLGLKLVLPDGSITDVGGQIPEMPGYDLTGVFVGSEGTLGIATEITLKILKTAESICVLLADFTSIEAAAAAVSDIISAGIIPAGMEMMDNLSINAVEDVLATNCYPRDAEAILLVEVDGLQVEVDEMKKRIAAICKQNGARNVTSAKDIETRNKLWKGRKAAFAAAGHLSPDYYVQDGVIPRTKLSFVLQEIENLSKKYGYKIANVFHAGDGNLHPLILYDNAVPGAFEKVEELGGDILKLCVQVGGSLSGEHGIGADKKCYMPNMFTEVDLETMQYIRTAFNPKGLANPDKIFPTPRTCGEAANAQNLKQFEKVELF, encoded by the coding sequence ATGTTAGTTGAAGCAAGCAAGCAACGCAACTGGAAGCCAATAATTAAGCAATTTGAGGCAATTGTAGGTACAAAGGGCGTAGTGCAGCGCCGGGAAGAATTGATAACCTATGAGTGCGACGGATTAGCTAGCTATCGGCAGCGCCCGGAAGTTGTGGTATTACCAAGAACCACCGAACAAGTAGCAGAGATAGTTAAGGTATGCGATCGCAATTCTATAGCATTTATTGCGCGGGGTGCGGGTACGGGCTTATCAGGTGGCGCACTGCCTACAGAAAATTGCGTACTAATTGTTACAGCTTTAATGCGGCAAATTATTGATATTGATTTAGAAAATCAGCGAGTTACTGTACAGCCTGGGGTAATTAACAACTGGGTAACGCAAGCTGTAAGCGGTGCGGGGTTTTACTATGCCCCCGACCCTTCTAGTCAAATTATTTGTTCTATTGGTGGTAACGTCGCGGAAAACTCCGGGGGCGTACATTGCCTGAAATACGGCGTAACAACTAACCACGTTTTGGGACTAAAGTTAGTATTGCCCGATGGTTCTATCACTGATGTAGGCGGACAAATACCAGAGATGCCTGGTTACGATCTTACCGGAGTATTTGTTGGTTCGGAAGGCACGTTAGGAATTGCTACAGAAATTACTTTAAAAATCCTCAAAACTGCCGAATCAATTTGCGTTTTACTAGCAGACTTTACCAGCATTGAAGCGGCGGCGGCGGCGGTTTCCGATATCATCAGCGCAGGGATAATTCCGGCGGGAATGGAGATGATGGACAATCTCAGCATTAACGCTGTAGAGGATGTATTAGCAACAAATTGCTATCCCCGCGATGCCGAGGCAATTTTACTTGTAGAAGTAGATGGTTTGCAAGTAGAAGTAGACGAAATGAAAAAGAGAATTGCAGCTATTTGTAAACAAAACGGCGCGAGAAATGTTACTTCTGCAAAGGATATAGAAACGCGCAATAAATTATGGAAAGGGCGTAAAGCAGCTTTTGCGGCGGCGGGACATCTCAGCCCCGATTATTACGTCCAAGATGGGGTAATTCCTCGCACTAAGTTATCATTTGTATTGCAAGAAATTGAAAACTTGAGTAAAAAATACGGTTACAAAATTGCTAACGTATTTCACGCCGGAGATGGCAACTTGCACCCGCTAATTCTTTACGATAATGCTGTTCCTGGGGCTTTTGAAAAAGTCGAAGAATTAGGCGGCGATATTCTCAAACTTTGCGTCCAAGTCGGCGGTAGTCTTTCGGGAGAACATGGGATTGGCGCAGATAAAAAGTGTTATATGCCGAATATGTTTACAGAAGTAGATTTAGAAACTATGCAGTATATTCGCACAGCATTTAACCCGAAAGGTTTAGCTAATCCCGATAAAATATTTCCCACACCCCGTACTTGCGGAGAAGCAGCAAATGCTCAAAATCTAAAGCAATTTGAGAAGGTAGAGTTATTTTAG
- a CDS encoding glycine betaine ABC transporter substrate-binding protein translates to MKRFLALCLVSFALIIGIYSCSAPSNTITIGSKDFTEQDILGELLVQHIEANTKLKVNRRLHLGGTFICHEAIKAGQIDAYVEYTGTAFTTILKQKAITDPQKVYQQLKQDYAKQFQLEVMPPLGFQNTFAMIIRGDEARAKNLQTISQAAKYTPQWQAGFGYEFSEREDGLPGLSKTYNLKFTKPPKIIDLGLLYQALQQKQVDIVAGNSTDGAIPRLDLVVLTDDKQYFPPYEATPIVRQSVLKQHPELQSVIAQLSGLIDEKQMQRLNYLVEGEKQNVKQVVSEFLLAKKLIK, encoded by the coding sequence ATGAAAAGGTTTTTGGCGTTATGCTTGGTAAGTTTTGCTTTAATTATTGGGATTTATAGTTGTTCTGCTCCTAGCAATACTATTACCATTGGCTCTAAAGATTTTACCGAGCAAGATATTTTAGGCGAACTTTTAGTGCAGCATATTGAAGCCAATACTAAGCTCAAAGTCAATCGTCGCCTGCATCTTGGCGGCACGTTTATTTGTCACGAAGCAATTAAAGCCGGACAAATTGATGCTTATGTTGAGTATACAGGTACAGCTTTTACTACTATTTTGAAGCAAAAAGCAATTACCGATCCCCAAAAAGTTTATCAGCAATTAAAACAAGATTATGCAAAGCAGTTTCAGTTAGAAGTTATGCCGCCTTTGGGTTTTCAAAATACTTTTGCCATGATTATTCGCGGCGATGAGGCTAGAGCAAAAAACCTGCAAACAATCTCTCAAGCGGCTAAATATACTCCCCAATGGCAAGCAGGTTTTGGTTATGAGTTTAGTGAAAGAGAAGACGGTTTACCAGGACTTAGCAAAACCTATAATCTCAAGTTTACAAAGCCACCTAAAATTATTGACTTAGGTTTACTTTACCAAGCATTGCAGCAAAAGCAAGTAGATATAGTTGCCGGAAACTCTACCGATGGCGCAATTCCCCGCTTAGATTTGGTGGTGCTAACGGACGATAAGCAATACTTTCCACCCTACGAAGCTACGCCAATTGTGCGTCAATCTGTTTTAAAACAACATCCAGAATTGCAAAGTGTGATCGCGCAACTAAGCGGTTTAATTGATGAAAAACAAATGCAGCGCTTGAATTACCTAGTCGAAGGCGAAAAGCAAAATGTTAAACAAGTTGTCAGCGAGTTTTTACTGGCAAAAAAGTTGATTAAATAA
- a CDS encoding ABC transporter permease has protein sequence MNISDFFLVKYGSDIFAATGKHLFLVGTAIFFATIIGIPLGIVITRQANLRQPILGIANILQTIPSLALFGFLLPIPYIGGIGDRTAIIALTLYSFLPIIRNTYTGIINIDPAIREAGKGMGMTSRQLLLQVEIPLALGVILAGVRVAAVIGVGVATIAAAIGAGGLGEFVFRGIATLNNDLILAGAVPAAAIALLLDVAIGWLEGRFTKVSRR, from the coding sequence GTGAATATTAGCGATTTTTTCTTAGTTAAATATGGTTCTGATATCTTTGCAGCTACAGGTAAACATTTATTTTTAGTTGGTACAGCGATATTTTTTGCCACAATTATCGGTATTCCTTTGGGAATCGTTATTACTCGTCAAGCAAATCTGCGTCAACCAATTTTAGGGATTGCTAATATCCTGCAAACTATCCCTAGCTTGGCGCTGTTTGGTTTTTTGCTACCTATTCCCTATATTGGCGGGATTGGCGATCGCACGGCAATTATTGCCCTAACTTTATATTCTTTTTTACCGATTATTCGCAATACTTATACAGGGATTATTAATATCGATCCGGCGATTCGGGAAGCTGGTAAAGGGATGGGAATGACTAGCCGCCAGTTATTATTGCAAGTAGAAATTCCTTTAGCTTTGGGGGTAATTTTGGCAGGAGTGAGAGTAGCGGCGGTAATTGGCGTTGGGGTGGCGACTATTGCGGCGGCGATTGGTGCGGGGGGTTTGGGCGAATTTGTATTTAGAGGGATTGCAACGTTAAATAACGATCTAATTTTAGCGGGTGCTGTTCCCGCCGCCGCGATCGCTTTATTGTTAGATGTAGCTATTGGTTGGCTGGAAGGGCGGTTTACAAAGGTAAGTAGAAGATGA
- a CDS encoding ATP-binding cassette domain-containing protein — translation MPEDREIAVEFDNVTFSVGDRSLVSNLNFSVHQGEALILLGRSGSGKTTTMKLINGLFMPTGGEVRVNGRSTKDWDLIKLRRTIGYVIQEIGLFPHFTIARNVGLVPSLEGWNPKQIKARVHELLQLVGLDPVQFSDRYPHELSGGQRQRVGVARAIAADPPILLMDEPFGALDPITRLELQQEFRKLQQQLNKTVIFVTHDIQEAFVLASRIGLMETGRLVVLETPTEFLKSSQSEAIAFLDCLGMFKP, via the coding sequence ATGCCAGAAGATCGAGAAATTGCTGTTGAATTTGATAATGTTACTTTTAGCGTGGGCGATCGCTCTCTAGTCTCCAATCTCAATTTTTCCGTCCATCAAGGAGAAGCTTTAATACTTTTAGGGCGCAGTGGTAGCGGCAAAACTACTACGATGAAGCTAATTAATGGTTTATTTATGCCTACTGGAGGGGAAGTTAGGGTAAATGGGCGATCGACAAAGGATTGGGATTTAATTAAGTTGCGGCGTACTATTGGCTATGTAATTCAAGAAATTGGCTTATTTCCTCACTTTACGATCGCCCGCAATGTTGGTTTAGTTCCCTCTTTAGAAGGCTGGAATCCCAAACAGATTAAAGCGCGGGTTCATGAGTTATTGCAGTTGGTTGGGTTAGATCCGGTACAGTTTAGCGATCGCTATCCCCACGAATTATCGGGAGGACAACGCCAAAGAGTAGGCGTAGCAAGGGCTATAGCTGCCGATCCGCCGATATTATTAATGGATGAACCTTTTGGCGCATTAGATCCAATTACGCGCTTAGAGTTGCAACAAGAGTTTCGCAAGCTGCAACAGCAATTAAATAAAACTGTGATTTTTGTAACTCACGATATCCAAGAAGCTTTTGTACTTGCGTCTCGCATTGGTTTAATGGAAACCGGACGCTTGGTAGTATTAGAAACCCCCACAGAATTTTTAAAATCTTCTCAAAGCGAAGCGATCGCTTTTTTAGACTGTTTAGGGATGTTCAAACCGTGA